One part of the Dyadobacter sp. 676 genome encodes these proteins:
- a CDS encoding DUF5668 domain-containing protein, whose protein sequence is MNFKNIFWGVILIVTGSLFLVEELTDFDFGRFFWPIILIVTGGLLLLRNFLNSDSTNRSNI, encoded by the coding sequence ATGAATTTCAAAAACATCTTCTGGGGAGTTATCCTCATTGTCACCGGGTCGCTGTTCCTGGTGGAAGAACTGACCGATTTCGATTTCGGACGCTTCTTCTGGCCTATTATACTCATCGTAACCGGCGGATTGCTGTTGTTACGCAACTTTCTGAATTCCGACAGTACTAACCGATCAAATATTTAA
- a CDS encoding D-2-hydroxyacid dehydrogenase has product MIIYCHALLDGSLNAKLSEALTPQHQIHFRTESAGTDELKAWFATADYILGNPPVAWFENIPANLKFWQLDSAGFDQYSSVAIPDHVKTANMGDWFARPCAESIVGGVLALYRGIDRLTLLKQKTQWIGTPLRAELKILHKQNVIVLGAGTIGQSVNAILKGLGCTTHLMARTSQEADLRSKEDLFDELPHADLVINTLPGTAHHFVNAEFIAVMKDQSVYASVGRGSTTDENALIEALKSGKLDGAVLDVTEIEPLPADSPLWQMDNVVLTQHTGGGHKNEHMGKVDLFLNNILAIENGAAIANEVNLVKGY; this is encoded by the coding sequence ATGATCATATACTGCCACGCCTTACTCGACGGCTCGCTCAACGCCAAACTCAGCGAAGCGCTTACCCCGCAGCATCAGATCCATTTCCGTACCGAATCGGCGGGCACCGACGAACTTAAAGCCTGGTTCGCCACGGCCGACTATATCCTGGGCAATCCGCCCGTAGCCTGGTTCGAAAACATTCCCGCCAATCTGAAATTCTGGCAACTCGATTCGGCCGGGTTCGATCAATACTCGTCCGTCGCTATTCCCGACCACGTCAAAACGGCCAATATGGGCGACTGGTTTGCGCGGCCGTGCGCCGAGTCGATCGTGGGTGGCGTGCTGGCGCTATACCGCGGTATCGACAGGCTGACGCTCTTGAAACAAAAAACACAATGGATCGGAACGCCGCTCCGGGCCGAGTTGAAAATTTTGCACAAACAGAATGTGATCGTGCTGGGAGCCGGAACGATAGGCCAGTCGGTGAATGCGATTTTGAAAGGACTGGGCTGCACCACGCATTTGATGGCACGTACATCGCAGGAGGCCGATCTCCGCAGCAAGGAAGATCTTTTCGATGAATTGCCGCATGCCGACCTGGTGATCAACACTTTACCGGGAACTGCGCATCATTTCGTGAATGCGGAGTTTATCGCGGTCATGAAGGACCAAAGCGTTTATGCGAGCGTAGGCCGCGGTAGTACAACCGATGAAAATGCTTTGATCGAAGCGTTGAAATCGGGTAAGCTCGACGGCGCCGTGCTCGACGTAACGGAAATTGAACCGCTGCCCGCCGACAGCCCGCTTTGGCAAATGGACAATGTGGTCCTGACGCAGCATACCGGTGGCGGTCACAAAAATGAGCACATGGGTAAAGTAGATTTATTTCTGAACAATATTTTGGCCATAGAGAACGGCGCGGCCATCGCCAATGAAGTGAACCTTGTAAAAGGGTATTAA
- a CDS encoding DUF2442 domain-containing protein, producing MKKSFKTGTTPLISKQLQTLLSEAGEDDVIDIADDLDRMILDNGLQIHHFGFARDLDLALFILNNKKVITKPLSSFPFLEKAEDWDLDQYTVSESGIHWTILDADISLRGLLQEDEVLTK from the coding sequence ATGAAAAAATCATTCAAAACTGGCACGACGCCTTTAATAAGTAAACAGCTTCAAACTCTTCTTAGTGAGGCTGGCGAAGATGATGTAATCGACATTGCGGATGATCTGGATCGTATGATACTTGATAATGGGCTGCAAATCCACCATTTTGGTTTCGCGAGGGACCTTGATTTGGCACTTTTTATTCTAAATAATAAAAAAGTGATTACCAAACCTTTATCATCTTTCCCATTTTTAGAAAAGGCTGAGGACTGGGATCTGGACCAATATACAGTATCTGAATCAGGCATTCATTGGACCATTCTTGACGCAGACATAAGTCTTCGGGGTTTGCTGCAAGAAGACGAAGTTTTAACCAAATAA
- a CDS encoding PspC domain-containing protein: protein MEKKLHRIPDQAVFGGVCAGIAQYLQIDVVIVRVLFVVMALPILPPGFGMTGLLYIILWAVLPTGPGGEVYTTHTAFGAEPSKPSDPLFDKKRSDQTMMILGGVLIFFGALMLLDDLPVWYQFKKYFWPIVLIAVGAFLILRQRDKEHENRSTVYPTTPPPADPINPGPDPQPYTPFSPGSSAEPRFPEDPELKKPDSGDDDVIKVN, encoded by the coding sequence ATGGAAAAGAAATTGCATCGCATACCAGACCAGGCAGTTTTCGGAGGAGTTTGTGCGGGAATCGCTCAGTATCTGCAAATTGACGTGGTGATCGTCCGGGTTCTCTTTGTAGTAATGGCGCTGCCGATATTACCTCCCGGCTTTGGAATGACCGGGTTGCTTTACATTATCCTGTGGGCTGTGCTGCCAACCGGGCCAGGGGGCGAGGTGTACACCACCCACACGGCTTTCGGTGCCGAACCTTCCAAACCGTCGGACCCGCTGTTCGATAAAAAGCGGTCAGACCAGACCATGATGATACTTGGGGGTGTGCTGATTTTCTTTGGTGCCCTGATGCTCTTAGACGACCTGCCGGTTTGGTACCAGTTTAAAAAATACTTCTGGCCGATCGTCCTGATTGCCGTGGGTGCTTTCCTGATCCTCCGCCAGCGCGACAAGGAGCACGAAAACAGATCGACGGTGTATCCTACGACACCTCCTCCGGCCGACCCGATCAATCCGGGTCCCGACCCGCAGCCATACACGCCGTTTTCGCCCGGTTCTTCGGCAGAACCGCGTTTTCCCGAAGATCCTGAGCTAAAAAAACCTGACAGCGGCGACGACGACGTCATCAAAGTCAACTAA
- a CDS encoding glucosamine-6-phosphate deaminase, translating to MIPKISIYPDYALMSSAAAERVIDLMNHKPESVICFPSGSSPKGMFDALVAANQKGRVDFSKCIFVGLDEWIGLGAGNDGSCRDLLDRDFLKPVGLRPDQIVFFDGKAFDPQAECDRINKIVESLGGLDLIILGVGMNGHLALNEPGTPWDTYAHISELDPVTVEVGQKYFKQPTSLTRGITVGIRHILEARSAILLASGAAKAPVIQRALAFPVSKDFPATVLQNHLNAEFILDADAAELIS from the coding sequence ATGATACCTAAAATCAGCATTTACCCCGATTACGCACTGATGAGCTCCGCCGCTGCCGAGCGAGTAATCGATCTGATGAACCACAAGCCCGAATCGGTTATTTGCTTCCCGTCGGGTAGTAGTCCGAAAGGTATGTTCGATGCATTGGTAGCCGCGAATCAGAAGGGGCGTGTCGACTTTTCGAAATGCATTTTCGTCGGCCTCGACGAATGGATTGGCCTCGGCGCCGGCAACGATGGCAGTTGCCGCGACCTCCTCGACCGCGATTTCCTGAAACCTGTCGGTCTGCGCCCGGACCAGATCGTCTTCTTCGACGGCAAAGCCTTCGATCCGCAAGCCGAATGCGACCGTATCAATAAAATCGTCGAGAGCCTCGGAGGCCTCGACCTTATTATATTAGGCGTAGGCATGAACGGCCACCTCGCCCTCAACGAGCCCGGCACACCCTGGGATACTTACGCCCACATTTCGGAGCTCGATCCGGTGACCGTCGAGGTAGGGCAGAAGTATTTCAAACAGCCGACCAGCCTCACACGCGGCATTACCGTCGGTATCCGCCACATTCTGGAAGCGCGTTCGGCCATTCTGTTGGCTTCCGGCGCTGCAAAGGCACCGGTTATCCAGCGGGCATTGGCATTCCCCGTTTCCAAAGATTTTCCAGCAACGGTTTTGCAGAATCATTTGAACGCGGAGTTTATTTTGGATGCGGATGCTGCGGAGTTGATTTCGTAA
- a CDS encoding galactokinase yields MLLTETDIAEGIQDKYFLKFGTATRETARVFRSPGRINLIGEHTDYNNGFVLPASVDKAVYFVVAPREDDQVILYAADLDQTYSFSLDDLSKPEKSWPHYQIGIVEQIQKRGLKIGGFQAAFGGNVPVGAGLSSSAALECCLLFALNEIYGLNLDRFSIVKMSQKAENEYVGVQCGIMDQFASAFGKEESVIRLDCRSLEYEYFPFPMDDYLIVLCDTMVKHSLASSEYNTRRQECERGTAILQQYDSKILSLRDATPALVESHKDEMGDVVYRRCKFITEEIQRVQDACDLLVQGNLPDFGKKMYATHFGLQNEYEVSCPELDFLVAQTLDDDSVLGARMMGGGFGGCTINLVKKDAVDAFEAKMKQAYLEKYKIDLPCYRVKITDGTEEIALA; encoded by the coding sequence ATGTTACTAACAGAAACCGATATCGCAGAAGGTATCCAGGACAAATATTTTTTAAAATTTGGCACCGCCACACGCGAAACCGCGAGGGTATTCCGCTCGCCGGGCCGCATTAACCTCATAGGCGAGCATACCGACTACAACAATGGCTTCGTACTGCCGGCGAGCGTCGATAAGGCCGTGTATTTCGTCGTCGCCCCGCGCGAAGACGACCAGGTGATCCTCTACGCCGCCGACCTCGATCAGACGTATTCGTTCTCACTCGACGACCTTTCCAAACCGGAAAAGTCCTGGCCGCATTACCAGATCGGGATTGTGGAGCAAATCCAGAAGCGGGGTTTGAAGATCGGCGGTTTTCAGGCGGCATTCGGCGGCAATGTGCCGGTAGGTGCCGGACTCTCCTCGTCGGCGGCGTTGGAATGCTGCCTGCTGTTTGCATTGAATGAGATCTACGGGCTGAACCTCGACCGTTTCAGCATTGTGAAAATGTCCCAAAAAGCTGAGAACGAATATGTGGGCGTGCAATGCGGCATTATGGACCAGTTTGCTTCTGCATTCGGAAAGGAGGAATCGGTAATCCGTCTCGACTGCCGTTCACTGGAATATGAATACTTTCCTTTCCCGATGGACGATTACCTGATCGTACTTTGCGACACGATGGTGAAGCATTCCCTGGCGAGTTCGGAATACAATACCCGCCGGCAGGAATGCGAGCGGGGAACGGCTATTTTGCAACAATATGATTCCAAAATACTGAGCCTCCGCGATGCCACGCCGGCATTGGTAGAATCTCATAAGGATGAAATGGGCGATGTGGTGTACCGCCGCTGCAAGTTCATCACCGAGGAAATCCAGCGTGTACAGGACGCCTGCGACCTGCTCGTACAAGGTAATCTCCCCGATTTTGGCAAAAAAATGTACGCAACCCACTTCGGGCTGCAAAATGAATATGAGGTAAGCTGTCCCGAACTGGACTTCCTCGTTGCCCAGACATTGGACGACGATTCCGTGCTAGGTGCGCGGATGATGGGCGGCGGTTTCGGCGGCTGCACGATCAACCTGGTGAAAAAAGATGCCGTGGATGCTTTTGAAGCCAAAATGAAGCAAGCCTATCTGGAAAAATACAAAATCGATCTGCCTTGCTACCGAGTGAAAATCACCGATGGCACCGAGGAAATCGCCCTCGCATAA
- the fumC gene encoding class II fumarate hydratase, with translation MEYRIEKDTMGEVQVPAHVYWGAQTQRSIQNFPIAQDINKMPKEIIKAFAYLKKAAAITNFEAGVLPKEKSDLIGQVCDEVLAGQLDDQFPLVVWQTGSGTQSNMNCNEVIAYRGHVLQGGQLTDKTKFLHPNDDVNKSQSSNDTYPTAMHIAAYKILVDVTIPGITKLRDTLKAKAEAFKNVVKIGRTHFMDATPLTLGQEFSGYVSQLDHGLRAINNSLAHLSELALGGTAVGTGINTPPGYSENVARHIAALTGLPFITAENKFEALAAHDAIVEAHGALKTVAVSLMKIGNDIRMLSSGPRSGIGEIHIPDNEPGSSIMPGKVNPTQCEAMTMVAAQVMGNDVAISIGGSNGHFELNVFKPLMAYNFLHSARLIGDVCVSFNDNCAVGIEPLHENIKKHVNNSLMLVTALNTKIGYYKAAEIAQTAHKNGSTLKETAVALGYLTPEEFDAWVKPEDMVGEIK, from the coding sequence ATGGAATACCGTATAGAAAAAGACACGATGGGCGAAGTGCAGGTCCCTGCCCATGTATACTGGGGCGCCCAGACACAACGCTCGATCCAGAACTTTCCTATCGCACAGGATATCAATAAAATGCCGAAGGAGATCATCAAGGCCTTCGCATACCTGAAAAAAGCCGCCGCTATTACCAACTTTGAAGCGGGTGTCCTTCCCAAAGAAAAAAGCGATCTGATCGGACAGGTCTGCGATGAGGTCCTTGCCGGCCAGCTCGATGACCAGTTCCCGTTGGTAGTATGGCAAACCGGCTCGGGAACGCAATCGAATATGAACTGCAACGAGGTAATTGCCTATCGCGGGCACGTGCTGCAAGGCGGTCAGCTTACCGACAAAACCAAGTTTTTGCACCCGAACGACGACGTGAACAAGTCGCAGTCGTCGAACGACACCTATCCAACGGCCATGCACATTGCGGCTTACAAAATCCTGGTGGACGTGACCATTCCGGGTATTACGAAGTTGCGCGATACTTTGAAAGCGAAAGCCGAAGCCTTTAAAAATGTCGTTAAAATCGGGCGTACGCACTTTATGGACGCTACGCCGCTCACTTTGGGACAAGAGTTTTCCGGCTACGTATCCCAGCTCGATCACGGCCTGAGGGCGATCAACAACTCGCTGGCGCACCTTTCGGAGCTGGCACTGGGCGGTACCGCGGTCGGAACGGGCATTAACACCCCTCCGGGATATTCCGAAAACGTCGCGCGCCACATTGCCGCGCTTACCGGCCTGCCATTCATCACCGCCGAAAACAAATTCGAAGCGCTCGCGGCGCACGACGCGATCGTGGAGGCGCATGGTGCATTGAAAACCGTGGCGGTGAGCCTGATGAAGATCGGTAACGACATCCGTATGCTGTCGTCGGGCCCGCGCTCGGGCATTGGCGAAATCCATATCCCTGATAATGAGCCGGGTAGTTCCATCATGCCGGGTAAAGTGAACCCTACCCAATGCGAAGCCATGACCATGGTAGCGGCACAGGTAATGGGTAACGACGTCGCGATCAGCATCGGCGGCTCCAATGGCCATTTCGAGCTGAACGTATTCAAACCGCTGATGGCTTACAACTTCCTGCATTCGGCCCGTCTGATCGGCGATGTGTGCGTGTCGTTCAACGACAATTGCGCGGTAGGTATCGAGCCATTGCACGAGAATATCAAAAAGCACGTGAACAACTCATTGATGCTCGTCACTGCCCTGAACACGAAAATCGGTTACTATAAAGCCGCCGAAATCGCGCAGACCGCTCACAAGAACGGCTCAACGCTCAAAGAAACGGCTGTGGCGCTGGGTTACCTCACGCCGGAGGAGTTCGATGCGTGGGTAAAACCGGAGGATATGGTGGGTGAAATCAAATAA
- a CDS encoding DUF4160 domain-containing protein produces MPTVLYINGFRFFFWMNEREPIRIHVEKGKRNARVVLVPEIVVSYNHGFKKNEMRVILDIIVCNYEKIIQNWHDAFNK; encoded by the coding sequence ATGCCAACTGTATTATACATTAACGGCTTTCGGTTCTTTTTCTGGATGAATGAGCGCGAACCGATTCGCATTCATGTTGAAAAAGGCAAACGTAATGCGAGAGTTGTTTTGGTTCCGGAAATAGTGGTTTCCTACAACCATGGTTTTAAGAAAAATGAAATGAGAGTCATTTTAGATATAATCGTCTGCAACTATGAAAAAATCATTCAAAACTGGCACGACGCCTTTAATAAGTAA